From Bos indicus isolate NIAB-ARS_2022 breed Sahiwal x Tharparkar chromosome 4, NIAB-ARS_B.indTharparkar_mat_pri_1.0, whole genome shotgun sequence, the proteins below share one genomic window:
- the COA1 gene encoding cytochrome c oxidase assembly factor 1 homolog isoform X4, protein MSMPLGKQVFFAGVAASGSCAILYYLVQKTFSRASYYQLALEQLHSHPEALEALGTPLNVHYLRLTDKYNFVDIADAKLKIPVSGPKSEGHLYVSSSRDAPFKRWNLQEVFLELKDGQQIPLFKPSRDNDEVKKE, encoded by the exons ATGTCAATGCCTCTGGGGAAACAGGTCTTTTTCGCCGGAGTGGCAGCTAGTGGGAGCTGCGCCATCCTGTACTACCTGGTCCAGA AAACGTTTTCCAGAGCTTCTTATTACCAGCTGGCCCTGGAGCAGCTGCACAGCCACCCTGAGGCACTGGAAGCTCTGGGCACTCCTCTCAACGTTCACTACCTCCGGCTCACCGACAAGTACAACTTCGTGGACATCGCTGATGCAAAG CTGAAGATCCCTGTCTCTGGACCAAAGTCAGAGGGCCATCTCTATGTCAGCTCATCCAGAGATGCCCCCTTTAAGAG GTGGAACCTTCAGGAGGTCTTCTTAGAGCTCAAGGATGGTCAGCAGATTCCCCTGTTCAAGCCCAGCAGGGACAACGACGAGGTGAAAAAGGAGTGA